One stretch of Desulfobacterales bacterium DNA includes these proteins:
- a CDS encoding ABC transporter permease: MDDHRTANAVKRYFDAARMPGFAPMAFFCLLCLYGPLIMMALFSFNESRSVTQFQGFSLGWYQQAANNPFVQDAALLSIKLALSATFLATIAATMAALATTRCKPFKGYTLVYAIINQPLMVPEIVTAVGILALFSLIKQLTGVQGFGYLLMAHTVFCIPFAYMPIRARLENMDLLYEQAAADLYATPWQVFRRVTLPLLMPGILAGAMLSFVVSLDDVIISLLVAGPGETTLPVFMLGQLRRGFTPEINAISTVLIGVSFVIIAVVLWLSVKKRY, translated from the coding sequence GCGTTTTTCTGTTTGCTTTGCCTGTATGGCCCCTTGATCATGATGGCCTTATTTTCATTTAATGAAAGTCGCTCGGTGACACAGTTCCAAGGGTTTAGCCTGGGCTGGTACCAGCAAGCGGCAAACAATCCCTTTGTTCAGGATGCCGCCCTGCTGTCGATTAAATTGGCGCTAAGCGCAACCTTTCTGGCCACCATCGCAGCCACCATGGCCGCCCTGGCGACCACACGCTGCAAACCTTTCAAGGGCTATACGCTGGTTTACGCCATCATTAATCAGCCGTTAATGGTCCCTGAAATCGTCACGGCGGTGGGAATCCTGGCTTTGTTCAGTTTAATCAAGCAGCTTACCGGTGTTCAGGGTTTCGGGTATCTATTGATGGCCCACACCGTGTTCTGCATCCCTTTTGCCTATATGCCCATTCGGGCCCGGCTGGAAAACATGGATCTCCTGTATGAGCAGGCAGCGGCCGATTTGTATGCAACACCCTGGCAGGTTTTCCGCAGGGTAACCTTACCACTGCTGATGCCCGGGATCCTTGCCGGCGCCATGCTGTCTTTTGTGGTTTCGCTGGATGATGTCATCATCAGCCTGCTGGTGGCCGGCCCCGGGGAAACCACCCTGCCGGTGTTTATGCTGGGACAGCTGCGCAGGGGGTTTACCCCGGAGATCAACGCCATTTCGACCGTGCTCATCGGTGTTTCCTTTGTGATCATTGCAGTGGTCTTATGGCTATCTGTGAAAAAGCGCTATTAG